The following proteins are encoded in a genomic region of Acetobacter oryzoeni:
- the bioB gene encoding biotin synthase BioB, with protein sequence MPDGSSPLAHSSVTSSSEVRHDWTVAEVQALLDLPFPELMFRAQTLHRATFDPTEIQISTLLSIKTGGCPEDCAYCPQSAKHEQGVKADKLMAVEAVLTEAKKAKAAGASRFCMGAAWRSPKERDLDTVCAMIEGVKQLGMETCVTLGMLDNAQAHKLHDAGLDYYNHNLDTSPEYYGEIISTRTYQERLDTLSNVRDAGINVCCGGIVGLGENESDRAGLITALATLPAHPESVPINLLVKVEGTPLAKADEVEPLDFVRMIAAARITMPKSRVRLAAGRENMSDETQALCFLAGANSIFYGERLLTTPNPQATRDRALLDKLGMHTTGISLPSA encoded by the coding sequence ATGCCTGATGGTTCTTCCCCGCTCGCTCACTCTTCTGTCACCTCCTCTTCGGAAGTCCGCCATGATTGGACGGTCGCAGAAGTTCAGGCTCTGCTTGACCTGCCGTTTCCTGAACTGATGTTCCGGGCGCAAACACTGCATCGCGCTACGTTTGATCCCACGGAAATCCAGATTTCCACGCTGCTTTCCATCAAAACGGGTGGCTGCCCGGAAGATTGCGCCTACTGCCCACAAAGCGCCAAGCATGAACAAGGCGTAAAGGCAGATAAGCTGATGGCTGTTGAAGCCGTGTTGACCGAAGCCAAAAAAGCCAAGGCCGCTGGGGCCAGCCGTTTTTGCATGGGTGCGGCCTGGCGCTCCCCCAAGGAGCGTGATCTGGATACCGTGTGCGCCATGATTGAAGGCGTAAAGCAACTGGGCATGGAAACCTGTGTCACACTAGGCATGCTGGATAATGCGCAGGCCCATAAACTGCATGATGCCGGGCTAGATTACTACAACCACAATCTGGATACTTCCCCCGAATATTATGGGGAAATCATCAGCACCCGCACCTATCAGGAACGACTGGATACGCTTTCCAACGTGCGGGATGCCGGCATCAATGTGTGCTGCGGTGGCATTGTGGGATTGGGTGAAAATGAATCGGATCGCGCTGGCCTGATTACGGCCCTCGCCACCCTGCCCGCACACCCTGAAAGCGTGCCAATCAATCTGCTGGTTAAGGTGGAAGGCACGCCACTGGCCAAAGCGGACGAAGTAGAGCCACTTGATTTTGTGCGCATGATTGCCGCTGCACGCATTACCATGCCCAAAAGCCGCGTGCGCCTTGCCGCTGGCCGTGAAAACATGAGTGATGAAACTCAGGCACTCTGCTTTTTAGCTGGCGCCAACTCCATCTTCTATGGTGAACGCCTGCTGACCACCCCCAACCCACAGGCCACGCGTGATAGAGCCCTGCTGGATAAGCTTGGTATGCACACAACAGGCATTAGCCTGCCTTCTGCATAA
- a CDS encoding putative hemolysin, with amino-acid sequence MSAKKGVSGAVLAVAITGLLGGCHEQHEENANRAVRPLRMPNPAAVYCIKKGGTLSTESTDKGQISYCHLPDGSVMEEWELFRRDNPAPKK; translated from the coding sequence ATGTCTGCAAAAAAAGGCGTTTCCGGCGCGGTTCTTGCTGTTGCAATTACCGGACTTCTGGGTGGCTGTCATGAACAGCATGAAGAAAATGCCAACCGTGCGGTGCGGCCGTTGCGGATGCCAAATCCGGCTGCAGTCTATTGTATCAAGAAAGGCGGCACGCTGAGCACCGAAAGCACAGACAAGGGGCAGATCAGCTACTGCCATCTGCCAGACGGCAGCGTGATGGAAGAATGGGAACTGTTCCGCAGGGACAATCCAGCGCCCAAAAAGTAA
- a CDS encoding phosphoadenylyl-sulfate reductase, producing MGSLLYLYHIVNYIFCHTGLCVVTALSDDTATIAKQLEPVQENPVLLLRKASELLGDRLAVLSSFGAESALLLAMVAEADPAMKVLFLNTGKHFPQTLEYRRNLADFLHLSNVQDVAPQPQQVENRDPTGELWAFDPDACCALRKVEPLKVASLPYEALVTGRKRGQAVTRSTLEIVELREDGQLRLNPLAFWSAEDITQEMQRRGLPPHPLVAEGYLSIGCAPCTQPVNGEQDARAGRWAGLNKTECGIHIKH from the coding sequence GTGGGTTCCTTATTATATCTGTATCACATCGTTAATTACATTTTCTGTCATACGGGTTTGTGTGTAGTGACCGCTCTTTCTGATGATACAGCGACCATAGCAAAGCAGCTTGAGCCTGTGCAGGAGAACCCAGTTCTGCTGCTGCGCAAGGCCAGTGAGCTTTTGGGAGACAGATTGGCTGTTCTCTCCTCTTTCGGGGCGGAATCTGCGCTGCTTCTGGCAATGGTGGCAGAGGCCGATCCGGCCATGAAAGTGCTGTTTCTGAATACCGGAAAACACTTCCCGCAAACCCTCGAATATCGGCGGAATTTGGCGGATTTTCTGCATCTTTCCAACGTTCAGGATGTAGCGCCCCAGCCCCAGCAGGTCGAAAATCGAGATCCTACCGGGGAATTATGGGCGTTTGATCCTGATGCCTGCTGCGCCTTGCGCAAGGTGGAGCCTCTAAAAGTGGCCTCTCTGCCTTATGAGGCATTGGTGACCGGGCGTAAGCGTGGGCAGGCCGTTACAAGATCTACGCTGGAAATTGTGGAATTACGAGAAGATGGGCAGCTACGGCTCAACCCTCTTGCATTTTGGAGTGCGGAAGACATTACGCAGGAAATGCAGCGCCGGGGGCTGCCTCCTCACCCGTTGGTGGCGGAAGGCTATCTTTCCATCGGCTGCGCCCCGTGCACGCAACCTGTCAATGGTGAGCAGGATGCACGGGCCGGGCGCTGGGCCGGGTTGAACAAAACCGAATGCGGTATCCACATCAAACACTAA
- the cysD gene encoding sulfate adenylyltransferase subunit CysD has protein sequence MDHLDQLEAQSVFILREAYRKLKPLAMLWSLGKDSNVMVWLAKKAFLGRVPFPVMHVDTGKKFPEMYKFRDEYAKKWDLNLLLGECPPVEDMDPSLPPAARSAARKTAGLAAMIEKHKLQGVIAGIRRDEQGTRAKERVFSPRGASHKWDIRNQPPEFWDQYATPHEEGMHIRVHPLLAWREIDIWRYIEREGIPLVDLYFAKNGKRYRSLGDSDITFPVESNASTLAEVIEELETTKTSERAGRAMDHESEDAFERLRVAGYL, from the coding sequence ATGGATCATCTTGATCAACTCGAAGCTCAGAGCGTTTTCATTCTGAGAGAAGCGTACAGAAAGCTCAAACCTCTGGCCATGCTGTGGTCTTTGGGTAAAGATTCCAATGTGATGGTCTGGTTGGCCAAAAAGGCGTTTCTGGGCCGGGTTCCCTTCCCTGTCATGCATGTTGATACCGGCAAGAAGTTCCCGGAAATGTACAAATTCCGCGATGAATACGCCAAAAAGTGGGACCTTAACCTGCTGCTGGGCGAGTGCCCGCCGGTAGAAGATATGGACCCCTCCCTGCCTCCTGCTGCCCGTTCTGCTGCACGTAAAACGGCAGGTCTTGCAGCCATGATCGAAAAGCACAAGCTGCAGGGTGTCATCGCAGGTATCCGCCGTGATGAGCAGGGCACACGCGCCAAGGAACGTGTTTTCAGCCCGCGTGGTGCCAGCCATAAATGGGATATCCGTAACCAGCCGCCCGAATTCTGGGACCAGTACGCAACGCCGCACGAAGAAGGCATGCACATTCGCGTGCATCCGCTGCTGGCTTGGCGTGAAATCGATATCTGGCGCTATATCGAGCGTGAAGGCATTCCGCTGGTTGATCTGTATTTCGCTAAAAACGGCAAGCGTTACCGCTCCTTGGGTGATTCAGACATCACCTTCCCGGTAGAAAGCAACGCTTCCACTCTGGCGGAAGTGATTGAAGAACTGGAAACAACCAAAACATCTGAACGCGCAGGCCGCGCAATGGATCATGAATCCGAAGATGCTTTTGAACGCCTGCGTGTGGCGGGTTATCTCTGA
- the cysC gene encoding adenylyl-sulfate kinase, which yields MSEKVYSSQDAATPIVIVGHVDHGKSTLIGRLLHDTDSLQDGKVAQIIESSKKRGLKIEWSFLLDSLQIERDQGVTVDSTRIPFRLGQREFVIVDAPGHRQFLRNMITGAADAEAAVLVVDAQEGAREQTRRHAMLLHLIGIRHVIVLLNKVDLLDFDQAKVEAVEKSVTELLNKLGLEAALFVPASARDGDNIASRSERSPWYKGPTLTEALASVPSPASRSELALRLPVQDVYRFDNTRYVAGRVERGRVRVGDTVIIGTQKTPARIASIESWYTAPHVSASAGQSIAVTLEPDVIPDRGDLLHHADAAPMEASRVRVRLFWLRQEPLRMGEHFRLRLATAEHAVTVTAIDKVVDLDDLTEHPGTEVPPEGFAEIVLSAAENIQFDPFTPGTTDGRGVLVDRQQRIVGGAPIIGPASIADGEKVIHPSASTVTVQDRERAKGHKGSVFWLTGLSGSGKSTLARAAETRLFADGVDVTVLDGDTLRAGLCKDLGFSEADRTENVRRAAEVARLLRDAGQVVIVALISPLRSDRDLARQIIGDGFEEVFVDADLGTCEQRDPKGLYAAARAGKISGFTGIDAPYEAPAAPALRLVTGKDSVEAATKTLVTFVEDTVRNKTGARAQS from the coding sequence ATGAGCGAAAAAGTTTATTCATCTCAGGATGCCGCCACGCCAATCGTGATTGTGGGGCATGTTGACCACGGCAAATCCACCCTTATTGGGCGTTTGCTGCACGATACGGACAGCCTTCAGGATGGCAAGGTTGCCCAGATTATTGAATCGTCCAAAAAGCGTGGTCTGAAGATTGAATGGAGCTTCCTGCTGGACTCCCTTCAGATCGAGCGCGATCAGGGTGTTACGGTTGATTCCACCCGTATTCCGTTCCGTTTGGGCCAGCGCGAATTTGTGATTGTGGATGCACCGGGACACCGCCAGTTCCTGCGTAACATGATTACAGGTGCCGCCGATGCAGAAGCCGCCGTGCTGGTGGTGGATGCGCAGGAAGGTGCGCGTGAACAAACACGCCGCCACGCCATGCTTTTGCACCTTATCGGCATTCGCCACGTTATTGTGCTGCTGAACAAGGTGGATCTGCTTGATTTCGATCAGGCCAAGGTGGAAGCGGTCGAAAAATCCGTAACGGAACTGCTGAACAAGCTGGGGCTGGAAGCTGCTCTGTTTGTTCCGGCTTCTGCGCGTGATGGTGATAACATTGCCAGCCGCTCAGAACGCTCTCCGTGGTATAAAGGCCCTACGCTCACAGAAGCTCTGGCCAGCGTGCCCTCACCCGCTTCCCGCTCCGAACTGGCGCTGCGCCTGCCCGTGCAGGATGTGTATCGGTTTGATAACACCCGCTATGTGGCTGGCCGTGTTGAACGTGGCCGTGTGCGTGTGGGCGATACGGTTATTATCGGCACGCAAAAAACCCCTGCCCGCATTGCTTCGATTGAAAGCTGGTATACGGCACCGCATGTGTCTGCCTCTGCCGGGCAATCCATTGCAGTAACGCTGGAACCAGACGTTATTCCCGATCGTGGTGACCTGTTGCACCATGCCGATGCTGCGCCTATGGAAGCTTCCCGCGTGCGGGTGCGTCTGTTCTGGCTGCGTCAGGAACCGCTGCGTATGGGTGAGCATTTCCGCCTGCGTCTGGCCACGGCAGAACATGCCGTTACTGTGACGGCCATTGATAAAGTGGTAGATCTGGATGATCTGACAGAACATCCCGGCACCGAAGTTCCGCCCGAAGGTTTTGCGGAAATCGTGCTGTCTGCGGCAGAAAACATTCAGTTTGACCCGTTCACCCCCGGCACGACGGATGGCCGCGGTGTGTTGGTTGACCGCCAGCAGCGTATTGTAGGTGGCGCACCCATTATTGGCCCAGCCAGCATTGCAGATGGTGAAAAGGTTATTCACCCAAGTGCCAGCACCGTTACCGTGCAGGACCGTGAACGCGCCAAGGGCCATAAAGGCTCTGTGTTCTGGCTGACAGGCCTGTCTGGCTCTGGTAAAAGCACGCTGGCCCGTGCGGCAGAAACCCGTCTGTTTGCAGATGGTGTGGATGTGACCGTGCTGGATGGTGATACGCTGCGTGCCGGCCTGTGCAAGGATCTGGGCTTTTCTGAAGCAGATCGGACAGAAAACGTGCGCCGGGCTGCGGAAGTGGCACGCCTGCTGCGTGATGCCGGTCAGGTTGTGATTGTGGCCTTGATTTCCCCACTGCGTTCTGACCGTGATCTGGCTCGCCAGATTATTGGGGACGGGTTTGAGGAAGTGTTTGTAGATGCCGATCTTGGTACCTGCGAACAGCGTGACCCCAAAGGCCTGTATGCAGCCGCCCGTGCAGGAAAAATCAGCGGCTTTACGGGCATTGATGCCCCGTATGAAGCCCCTGCCGCACCTGCTCTGCGGCTGGTAACAGGTAAGGATAGCGTAGAAGCAGCCACAAAAACGCTGGTGACTTTTGTAGAAGACACCGTGCGTAACAAAACGGGTGCTCGCGCGCAGTCCTGA